A stretch of the Porifericola rhodea genome encodes the following:
- a CDS encoding glycosyltransferase family 2 protein → MNESPSPIVSVIVPNYNHAQYLPLRLETILNQTFQNFEVIILDDASKDNSQEVIQQLASTDSRIKVYFNRTNSGSPFAQWNKGVSLASGKYIWIAESDDYADEALLATLLPKLQDSNLEIGLAYCQSISVDQNGKFRKSLQSWTDELDTERWNHDFYSNGHDECRNFLLKKNTIPNASAVLFKKELFEQANMANTEFKRCGDWLMWIKILSISNIYFSANHLNYFRHHEKSTRAFQSPQEVYNRVAEEYYLLNYVLDKKIVEPTDSELDKVFDIYFERSMRLFSNSQKVSVSFIKFIKFAQKIDKSIYSRFKRHIQKKLLS, encoded by the coding sequence ATGAATGAAAGCCCTTCTCCCATTGTATCAGTTATTGTTCCCAATTATAACCATGCTCAGTACTTACCTTTACGTTTAGAAACGATCCTAAATCAAACTTTTCAAAACTTTGAAGTTATTATCCTTGATGATGCTTCTAAAGATAATAGTCAGGAAGTCATTCAGCAGCTTGCTTCAACGGACTCCAGAATCAAGGTTTATTTCAATAGAACAAATAGTGGAAGTCCATTTGCTCAGTGGAATAAAGGAGTAAGCCTGGCCTCAGGAAAGTATATCTGGATTGCAGAAAGTGATGACTATGCGGATGAAGCCTTACTTGCTACCCTTCTGCCAAAACTACAAGATTCTAACTTAGAAATCGGACTTGCTTACTGCCAATCAATTAGTGTCGATCAGAATGGTAAATTTCGTAAATCTTTGCAAAGCTGGACCGACGAACTAGATACGGAACGATGGAATCATGATTTTTACAGTAATGGGCATGATGAATGTAGAAACTTTCTTCTTAAAAAGAATACTATTCCAAATGCAAGCGCAGTACTCTTTAAAAAAGAACTATTTGAACAAGCCAATATGGCCAATACAGAATTTAAACGCTGTGGAGATTGGTTAATGTGGATTAAAATACTGTCAATCTCAAATATATATTTTTCAGCAAATCATCTAAACTATTTCCGGCATCATGAAAAATCTACCAGGGCATTTCAAAGTCCCCAGGAGGTTTATAATAGGGTAGCAGAAGAATATTACCTTCTTAATTATGTGTTAGACAAGAAAATTGTTGAACCGACAGATAGTGAATTAGATAAAGTCTTTGATATTTATTTTGAGCGCTCAATGCGATTATTCTCAAACTCTCAAAAGGTCTCAGTATCTTTTATCAAATTCATAAAATTTGCTCAGAAGATAGATAAGTCTATATATAGCCGTTTTAAGAGACATATTCAAAAAAAGCTATTGTCTTAG